In Polynucleobacter sp. es-EL-1, the following are encoded in one genomic region:
- a CDS encoding DUF1178 family protein, which produces MKVYNLACPLDHRFEGWFASEEDCLAQQDKGMLACPICDSTDITRMPSAPHIAKSSSSKVEVASTELTVKNSDTGSTSGALSGEVVALTGGDHSQLEAQVQAAFLKGMRDLMGRSEDVGAAFAEEARKIHYKESPERSIRGQTTLDEAEALREEGIEVMAVPMLPTLKNTLQ; this is translated from the coding sequence ATGAAAGTTTATAACCTAGCTTGCCCACTGGATCATCGCTTTGAAGGATGGTTTGCCTCTGAGGAGGATTGTCTTGCACAGCAAGACAAGGGGATGCTTGCGTGCCCAATTTGCGATAGCACCGATATTACTCGGATGCCTTCGGCCCCACATATTGCCAAATCCAGCTCCAGCAAAGTAGAGGTGGCCTCCACAGAATTGACCGTGAAAAACTCCGATACTGGTTCTACCAGTGGGGCCTTGAGCGGGGAAGTCGTTGCTTTAACGGGAGGCGATCATTCCCAACTAGAGGCACAGGTTCAGGCAGCTTTTTTAAAAGGTATGCGCGACCTCATGGGGCGATCAGAGGATGTGGGTGCTGCATTTGCTGAAGAGGCACGCAAAATTCACTATAAGGAATCACCCGAGCGCAGTATTCGTGGGCAAACTACTTTAGATGAGGCTGAAGCCTTGCGTGAAGAGGGTATTGAGGTAATGGCAGTTCCGATGTTGCCCACCCTTAAAAATACCTTGCAATAG
- a CDS encoding transporter substrate-binding domain-containing protein, which translates to MKRLVLALFAAVLTLSILACSKTPDSKEIKVAVSPASPPMLFDDKGQIVGVDMDIFQGYCQSRGCTFKVTPYDWAGMLGAVSSGQADVAFSGISITDKRKEVMDFSQPYYDNAWHLVSMKDKNIQITDLNQLKNYSIGYPRGMAYDDLIKNELEPKGYYSLSKVKLYPSYAEVITDLQNGNLDLAFIEEPVFLNYENKLKLPIQSSYVFKGFDKLGFAFAKGSKLRDDFDKYLNEIGPDKIKAILDKWMK; encoded by the coding sequence ATGAAACGCTTAGTTTTGGCACTATTTGCTGCAGTTTTAACGCTGTCAATTTTGGCATGCTCCAAAACTCCAGACTCCAAAGAAATTAAAGTCGCAGTTTCTCCTGCATCGCCACCAATGTTGTTTGATGACAAAGGCCAAATTGTGGGCGTAGATATGGATATTTTCCAGGGCTACTGCCAATCACGAGGATGTACATTTAAAGTCACACCATACGACTGGGCTGGAATGCTGGGAGCGGTTTCTAGTGGTCAGGCTGATGTGGCTTTCTCAGGCATTTCGATTACCGATAAGCGCAAAGAGGTGATGGATTTTTCACAGCCATACTATGACAATGCGTGGCATCTAGTGAGCATGAAAGATAAAAATATTCAGATCACCGATTTAAATCAGCTCAAGAATTATTCCATTGGCTATCCCCGTGGCATGGCATATGACGATCTCATTAAGAACGAGTTGGAGCCAAAGGGCTACTATTCATTAAGCAAGGTTAAGCTTTATCCATCTTATGCAGAAGTGATTACAGATCTGCAGAATGGCAATCTTGACCTCGCGTTTATCGAAGAGCCTGTATTTCTGAATTATGAAAATAAGCTCAAGCTACCGATTCAAAGTAGTTATGTCTTTAAAGGCTTTGATAAGCTTGGTTTTGCATTTGCCAAGGGCTCAAAGTTACGCGATGATTTTGATAAGTACCTCAATGAAATTGGCCCAGACAAAATCAAAGCAATCCTTGATAAGTGGATGAAGTAA
- a CDS encoding amino acid ABC transporter permease codes for MTFLDILLKLAQGISYTIIVTLVCSATGLCVGLTLASLRRLNYSVLTFAIDCYTYVFRGVPVLVLLFMVYFGLPGLGFKVPPLMAMALSLGLVASAYLAEVFRGAFNSVDPAEILAAQAMGMSRLQVLGYIELPQMLRFSVPGMVNEFTSILKYSPFAYTVGIPEITKQATTLTSTTLQGVEVYLAVGILYFLIYRICLFGVQIISRRYQIPGITPA; via the coding sequence GTGACTTTCTTAGACATTCTGCTGAAGTTAGCGCAGGGAATCTCTTACACGATCATCGTGACGCTGGTTTGCTCGGCAACCGGTTTATGTGTTGGTCTTACGCTTGCCAGTTTGCGCCGCCTCAATTATTCCGTTTTGACTTTTGCTATTGACTGCTATACCTATGTATTCCGCGGCGTACCCGTTTTAGTGTTGTTATTCATGGTGTATTTTGGTTTGCCGGGGCTCGGTTTTAAAGTCCCACCTTTAATGGCAATGGCACTTAGCCTGGGTTTAGTTGCCTCCGCTTATTTGGCTGAAGTATTTCGTGGGGCTTTTAACTCTGTAGATCCAGCTGAAATATTGGCGGCTCAAGCTATGGGTATGTCGCGCCTTCAGGTGCTGGGCTATATTGAGTTACCACAAATGTTACGCTTTTCAGTGCCAGGCATGGTCAATGAGTTCACCTCAATATTGAAGTATTCTCCATTCGCTTATACAGTTGGCATCCCGGAAATTACCAAGCAGGCTACGACTTTAACTTCCACCACCTTACAAGGGGTAGAGGTGTATCTTGCCGTCGGAATTCTATATTTCTTGATCTATCGAATTTGCCTCTTTGGTGTTCAGATCATCAGTCGACGCTATCAAATCCCTGGAATAACACCAGCATGA
- a CDS encoding amino acid ABC transporter ATP-binding protein: MALIQVRDLVKKFGDQTVLSNINLDLQEGDVRVLMGASGSGKSTLLRCLNRLVEPTSGSIVFRGKEVLGPGVDVKELRKQIGFVFQQFALYSHLNVLDNVALGLRKLQGMSKLEAKERALHELSHFDMTSHQDKYPAQLSGGQKQRVAIARALAMDPAVLVLDEPTSALDPVMSRDVADLINHLHGEGITMICVTHDLNLASNIADTVMFLDRGVIRADDRIEVLSQHPDPEIQSFFGNKEKA; the protein is encoded by the coding sequence ATGGCATTAATTCAAGTTAGAGACTTGGTTAAAAAGTTTGGCGATCAAACTGTTCTCTCCAATATTAATCTCGACCTCCAGGAAGGGGATGTACGTGTTCTGATGGGAGCCTCTGGATCGGGCAAGTCGACTTTATTGCGCTGTCTTAATCGCCTAGTGGAGCCTACATCTGGATCTATTGTGTTTCGGGGGAAAGAAGTTCTGGGTCCTGGAGTGGATGTGAAAGAGTTGCGTAAGCAGATTGGTTTTGTCTTTCAACAATTTGCTTTATATAGCCACTTAAATGTGTTGGATAACGTCGCACTGGGGCTGCGTAAATTGCAGGGCATGAGCAAGCTTGAGGCAAAAGAGAGGGCACTTCATGAGCTCTCACACTTTGATATGACTTCCCATCAAGATAAATATCCCGCTCAACTTTCTGGCGGTCAAAAACAGCGTGTAGCCATTGCTCGCGCGCTAGCAATGGATCCTGCAGTTTTGGTATTGGATGAGCCTACTTCAGCGCTTGACCCTGTCATGTCTAGAGATGTGGCCGACTTAATTAATCATCTACATGGTGAGGGGATCACCATGATTTGCGTTACCCATGATCTCAATTTGGCGAGCAATATTGCTGATACTGTGATGTTCCTTGATCGTGGAGTCATCCGAGCGGATGACCGTATTGAGGTATTAAGTCAACATCCAGATCCTGAGATTCAAAGTTTCTTTGGTAATAAGGAAAAGGCCTGA
- a CDS encoding amino acid ABC transporter permease, with amino-acid sequence MGAWSSFTRDLLEQMPLILTGLVNTLQLAASISISGLLLGILVFYLTLSKNKLVRNSINAYISFFIGMPLIVLLFLMYYGLPSWGIRLSPFTVAFIGFTFNVAAYNAAYLKTAYNGLDKSQLEAASAQGFNPLQIFQLITLPQVLRLSIPALTNQVIANLKDSSVAFLIQYTEFFARVQELAATNFQFFKAYFAAALVYLVLVSIIVLCARAIEKRYFIPA; translated from the coding sequence ATGGGAGCTTGGTCATCATTCACTCGGGATTTGCTAGAGCAAATGCCTTTGATTTTGACTGGGCTCGTCAATACACTTCAGCTTGCCGCCTCCATTAGCATCTCCGGATTGCTTTTAGGAATATTGGTTTTTTATCTCACGCTGAGTAAAAATAAACTAGTGCGTAATTCGATTAATGCCTACATCTCCTTCTTTATTGGGATGCCCTTAATTGTTTTACTCTTTCTGATGTACTACGGCTTGCCATCATGGGGCATTCGACTATCGCCATTTACTGTGGCCTTTATTGGTTTTACCTTTAATGTAGCTGCATACAATGCCGCTTACCTGAAGACTGCCTATAACGGTCTAGATAAATCTCAATTAGAGGCAGCTAGTGCACAAGGTTTTAACCCCTTGCAAATTTTTCAGCTGATTACTTTGCCGCAAGTATTGCGTTTATCGATTCCGGCATTAACCAATCAAGTCATTGCTAACCTTAAAGATAGTTCGGTAGCATTTTTAATTCAGTACACCGAATTTTTTGCCCGTGTCCAAGAATTAGCGGCCACCAATTTTCAATTCTTCAAAGCCTACTTTGCGGCTGCCTTAGTCTACTTAGTGCTCGTATCGATTATCGTTCTCTGCGCACGCGCAATTGAGAAGCGCTATTTCATCCCAGCGTAA
- a CDS encoding CoA-acylating methylmalonate-semialdehyde dehydrogenase, which yields MNTPQAFESKEDVGHYIGGHVVNPKDGRFGDVFNPTKGAVARRVALASRKEVNEAVAVAQAAFQSWSQTSPLRRARIMFKYLELLNTHRDELAAIITAEHGKVFTDAQGEVTRGIEIVEFATGIPELLKGDYTEQVSTDIDNWVMRQPLGVVAGITPFNFPVMVPMWMFPVAIACGNTFILKPSPTDPSASLLMAKLLKEAGLPDGVFNVVQGDKEAVDALIENPDVKAVSFVGSTPIANYIYERCAHFGKRAQALGGAKNHMVVMPDADIDKTIDALIGAAYGSAGERCMAISVAVLVGDVADKIMPKLIERAKTLKVKNGMELDAEMGPIVTKAALERITGYIDSGVAAGAKLLVDGRGLKVPGNENGFFIGGTLFDNVTPDMKIYLEEIFGPVLSCLRVANFTEALNLVNSCEFGNGVACFTSDGNIAREFARRVQVGMVGINVPIPVPMAWHGFGGWKKSLFGDMHAYGKEGVRFYTKQKSVMQRWPESIAKGAEFVMPTSK from the coding sequence ATGAATACACCACAAGCCTTTGAATCAAAAGAAGATGTTGGCCATTACATTGGCGGCCACGTTGTTAACCCCAAGGATGGTCGCTTTGGTGATGTATTCAACCCCACAAAAGGCGCCGTGGCTAGGCGTGTTGCGCTAGCGAGCCGCAAGGAAGTCAATGAAGCGGTGGCGGTAGCCCAGGCAGCATTTCAGAGCTGGAGCCAGACCTCCCCCCTTCGCCGCGCTCGTATCATGTTCAAATACCTTGAGCTTCTCAACACCCACAGAGATGAATTGGCAGCGATTATTACTGCTGAGCATGGCAAAGTTTTTACCGATGCACAGGGTGAAGTAACCCGTGGGATTGAAATCGTAGAATTTGCCACTGGCATCCCTGAATTACTCAAAGGGGACTACACCGAGCAAGTCTCTACAGATATTGATAACTGGGTCATGCGTCAACCCTTAGGTGTTGTCGCCGGAATTACCCCTTTTAACTTCCCAGTGATGGTTCCGATGTGGATGTTCCCAGTGGCCATCGCTTGTGGCAACACCTTCATTCTTAAACCTAGCCCCACCGATCCTTCCGCCTCGCTATTGATGGCCAAGCTCTTAAAAGAAGCCGGCCTGCCTGATGGCGTATTTAACGTGGTTCAAGGCGATAAAGAAGCGGTTGATGCCTTAATTGAAAACCCAGACGTCAAGGCGGTGAGTTTTGTGGGCTCCACTCCAATCGCCAATTACATTTATGAGCGCTGCGCCCATTTTGGCAAACGTGCTCAAGCATTAGGTGGCGCCAAGAACCACATGGTCGTTATGCCCGATGCTGATATTGATAAGACCATTGATGCTCTTATTGGAGCAGCCTATGGATCAGCAGGCGAGCGCTGCATGGCAATCTCCGTCGCAGTCTTAGTGGGCGATGTCGCCGACAAGATCATGCCAAAACTGATTGAGCGCGCCAAAACTCTCAAAGTGAAAAATGGCATGGAACTCGATGCAGAAATGGGTCCTATCGTTACCAAGGCTGCCCTAGAGCGCATCACCGGCTATATCGATAGTGGCGTAGCTGCAGGAGCTAAGCTTTTGGTTGATGGCCGTGGCCTCAAAGTACCTGGCAATGAGAATGGCTTTTTTATTGGTGGCACCCTCTTTGATAATGTCACTCCCGACATGAAGATTTACCTTGAAGAAATCTTTGGGCCAGTCCTCTCCTGCTTGCGGGTAGCCAACTTTACAGAGGCGCTGAATTTAGTGAACTCTTGTGAGTTTGGCAATGGCGTAGCCTGCTTTACGAGTGATGGCAATATTGCCCGCGAATTTGCGCGTCGAGTGCAGGTTGGGATGGTCGGTATTAATGTGCCCATTCCAGTTCCGATGGCTTGGCATGGCTTTGGCGGCTGGAAAAAATCGCTGTTTGGCGACATGCATGCTTACGGCAAGGAAGGCGTTCGTTTCTACACCAAGCAAAAGAGTGTGATGCAGCGCTGGCCTGAGAGCATTGCTAAAGGCGCCGAGTTTGTGATGCCAACCTCAAAGTAA
- a CDS encoding NADH:flavin oxidoreductase/NADH oxidase yields the protein MSLLFSPYTLSSPKGDLSLSNRIVVAPMCQYSAVNGQAQDWHLMHWGNLLNSGAGLFIIEATGVTPEGRITPACLGLWDDATEAALLDKLTRARNLAPKIPVFIQLAHAGRKASSATPWQGGQLLTAEQGGWETLAPSPIPQLDGERLPHELSKAELKDLIAAFVQSAQRAERIGIDGIELHGAHGYLLHQFLSPIANQRTDEYGGSYENRIRFLLELFTAVRAAYQGVLGIRISASDWIEGGWTPEETADFASRLKPLGCNFVHISSGGISPLQKIAIGPNYQVPFAKIVKEQSGIPTMAVGLITEPAQAEAILQAGDADLIALARAFLYKPRWGWEAAAALGGTVLANERYWRCLPREAQAVFGAVKVGQR from the coding sequence ATGAGTCTTCTATTCTCTCCCTACACTTTAAGCTCTCCAAAAGGAGATTTAAGCCTATCGAATCGTATTGTGGTGGCGCCCATGTGCCAGTATTCAGCAGTCAATGGGCAGGCCCAAGATTGGCATTTGATGCATTGGGGTAATTTACTCAATAGCGGGGCAGGTCTTTTTATCATTGAGGCGACTGGAGTCACTCCTGAGGGTCGTATTACGCCAGCTTGTTTAGGGCTATGGGATGACGCTACCGAAGCGGCGCTATTGGACAAGTTGACTAGAGCTCGTAACCTCGCTCCCAAAATTCCGGTATTTATTCAGCTAGCTCATGCTGGACGAAAGGCATCCAGCGCGACGCCATGGCAGGGCGGCCAGTTACTCACGGCAGAACAGGGCGGCTGGGAAACCTTAGCTCCTTCACCAATTCCCCAATTGGATGGTGAGAGACTTCCACATGAGCTCTCTAAAGCGGAGCTAAAAGATTTGATTGCTGCTTTTGTCCAGTCTGCACAACGCGCCGAGCGTATTGGTATCGATGGTATTGAGTTGCACGGCGCCCACGGCTATTTACTGCATCAGTTCTTGTCGCCAATTGCCAATCAGCGTACCGATGAATATGGCGGCTCCTATGAAAATCGCATTCGTTTTCTGCTGGAGTTATTTACTGCAGTGAGAGCTGCTTATCAAGGCGTTCTCGGTATTCGGATCTCGGCGAGCGATTGGATTGAGGGTGGTTGGACGCCTGAAGAAACTGCCGATTTTGCTTCGCGACTAAAACCCTTGGGATGCAATTTTGTACACATTTCTTCTGGTGGAATATCACCCTTACAAAAAATTGCTATTGGACCGAACTATCAAGTTCCTTTTGCCAAGATTGTGAAAGAGCAATCTGGCATTCCAACTATGGCAGTTGGTTTAATTACTGAGCCGGCCCAAGCAGAAGCCATTTTGCAAGCAGGAGATGCAGATCTCATTGCGCTAGCAAGAGCATTTTTATATAAGCCACGTTGGGGTTGGGAAGCGGCTGCAGCCTTGGGTGGAACTGTGCTGGCCAATGAGCGCTATTGGCGTTGTTTACCAAGAGAGGCGCAAGCTGTATTTGGTGCTGTCAAAGTAGGGCAGCGATAA
- a CDS encoding SprT family zinc-dependent metalloprotease, translating to MKQHSVREAWLEDAVRHLEPVFSKAGYAIPPVRVSCGFPASSSPRTTLGQCWPRERSGGGVNEIFISPKLDDPVQLLDTLVHELCHAVDDCFSGHGEDFKGIAQTVGLEGPARMAHATEELMVRLMMISQELGPYPHQAIVFPPPRPSNASRNKAKCGQCGYEVTLLKKWATYGAPICPKDNIRMQETITETIENTTEHDTESVTGKKQKADDIRRAIS from the coding sequence ATGAAGCAACACAGTGTGAGAGAAGCATGGCTGGAAGATGCCGTGAGACATTTAGAGCCCGTATTTTCTAAAGCAGGTTATGCCATTCCCCCTGTTAGGGTGTCGTGTGGCTTTCCAGCATCGAGTAGCCCAAGAACGACTTTGGGCCAATGCTGGCCCCGTGAGCGCTCCGGTGGTGGTGTCAATGAAATATTTATTTCTCCCAAGTTGGATGATCCCGTGCAACTTCTTGATACCTTGGTACACGAGCTATGCCATGCAGTAGATGATTGCTTTAGTGGTCATGGGGAAGACTTTAAGGGGATTGCACAAACAGTTGGGCTTGAAGGGCCTGCTAGGATGGCCCACGCTACCGAAGAGTTGATGGTGAGATTAATGATGATCAGCCAAGAGCTGGGACCGTATCCCCATCAGGCAATTGTTTTTCCGCCGCCAAGACCCAGTAATGCGAGTCGCAATAAAGCGAAATGCGGTCAGTGTGGTTACGAGGTTACGCTCTTAAAAAAATGGGCCACCTATGGCGCCCCAATTTGCCCTAAAGACAATATTCGTATGCAAGAAACTATTACTGAAACTATTGAAAATACCACCGAGCATGATACGGAATCCGTAACCGGAAAAAAACAAAAGGCTGATGATATTCGTCGCGCTATTAGTTAA
- a CDS encoding tartrate dehydrogenase: protein MKNPKIAVIPGDGIGKEVMPEGVRALQAADKKFNIGMQFDHFDFASCDYYLQHGKMMPDNWFETLMQYDAIFFGAVGMPNILPDHVSLWGSLIQFRRCFDQYVNLRPVRLLPGVPCPLANRKPGDIDFYVVRENTEGEYSSVGGKMFPDTDREFVIQESVFTRQGVDRILQYAFDLAQSRPKKHLTSATKSNGIAITMPYWDERVEAMSKQFGDVRMDKYHIDILTAQFVMNPDRFDVVVASNLFGDILSDLGPACTGTIAVAPSGSINPEGKFPSLFEPVHGSAPDIYGQMIANPIGQIWSGSMMLDHLGYPEAGKAIFDAIEKVLVSPRAPMTLDLGGTAKTDELGAAIAAQI from the coding sequence ATTAAAAACCCCAAAATTGCCGTTATTCCAGGCGATGGAATTGGTAAAGAGGTGATGCCGGAGGGAGTAAGGGCATTACAAGCCGCAGATAAAAAATTCAATATTGGCATGCAATTTGATCACTTTGATTTTGCTAGCTGTGACTACTATCTCCAGCACGGCAAAATGATGCCAGACAATTGGTTTGAGACCCTCATGCAATATGACGCGATCTTTTTTGGCGCTGTAGGCATGCCCAATATTCTGCCGGACCATGTGTCTTTGTGGGGGAGCTTAATTCAGTTCCGTCGCTGTTTTGATCAGTATGTGAATTTGCGTCCCGTGCGCCTTTTGCCGGGCGTGCCTTGCCCACTTGCCAATCGCAAGCCTGGCGATATTGATTTTTATGTTGTTCGTGAAAACACCGAAGGGGAGTACTCTAGCGTCGGCGGGAAGATGTTCCCCGACACAGACCGCGAGTTTGTCATTCAGGAATCGGTCTTTACTCGCCAAGGGGTAGATCGCATTCTTCAGTATGCCTTTGATCTTGCCCAGAGTAGGCCTAAAAAACATTTAACTTCAGCAACAAAATCGAATGGAATTGCCATCACGATGCCCTATTGGGATGAGCGCGTAGAAGCGATGTCTAAGCAATTTGGTGATGTGCGTATGGATAAGTATCACATTGATATTTTGACTGCTCAATTTGTGATGAACCCAGATCGTTTTGACGTAGTTGTTGCTAGCAATCTCTTTGGCGACATATTGTCTGACTTGGGTCCAGCATGTACCGGTACCATTGCTGTAGCGCCATCCGGTAGCATTAATCCAGAAGGTAAATTCCCCTCATTGTTTGAGCCTGTGCATGGATCTGCACCAGATATTTATGGGCAAATGATTGCTAATCCTATTGGACAAATTTGGAGTGGCTCGATGATGCTCGATCATCTAGGTTATCCAGAGGCCGGTAAAGCGATTTTTGATGCCATTGAGAAAGTGCTCGTCTCCCCGCGCGCTCCAATGACTCTGGATTTGGGTGGTACAGCAAAGACGGATGAATTGGGTGCGGCAATTGCGGCACAAATCTAA
- a CDS encoding tetratricopeptide repeat protein, producing the protein MNATYSRLIEQMLQAFQSQQLETANKYATMILKLNSKDLVALQVQGLCLAMQGRVVESVAPLYRASKLDPNNLELLSNLAKAQYGADMYSEAIQTYKTLDRLMPNNPELLTDMGTSLAKLRFYDEARACFERSIEIQPDYFLTWSNYGNLLSELGSSVDAINAYEKSLAFKSDYPDTWTNYGNALFDLGRFKESRLAHEQALNLNPEFAEAWSNYGNTLLELKDPGDYEAYQKAYALKPDHSFLLGQLFGAATTRCDWTTSDVLESEIISKLASYKKVVHPFILLQTSAPIELQKLASSIYIQDKVGENEAPPSARLQKYIQRDKVRIGYFSSDFKVHPVGVLFDNILQFHDKNRFEIYGFFLNSPTGDAVEKSIANKFTKVFNLHGVGDSDAINLIRDQNLDLAIDLNGHTSGARPILFAEKISPIQVNYLGYAGTSGADFYSALIADEVVIPPEQKIHYSEPVFYLPHSFFPVDTSISIESMGDMPTKGSEGLPEAGFVFTCFNNAYKIKPAIFDIWMTLLKNVPGSVLWLSKPNSTAIANLQIEAQKRGIDASRLIFADRKEGRSEHLSRLRLADLFLDTPNYNAHATAADALWAGVPVLTLIGNSFAGRVAASQLNVLGLTELITHSDSEYLAKALDLATHPGALRSIRSRLAESRGYSPLFNTRQYVADLESLLVDLLNKVNQH; encoded by the coding sequence ATGAACGCTACATATTCTCGACTAATTGAGCAAATGCTTCAAGCATTTCAGAGTCAGCAATTAGAAACGGCTAATAAATATGCAACTATGATCCTTAAGCTTAATTCAAAGGATCTAGTTGCTCTTCAGGTGCAGGGCCTTTGTCTAGCAATGCAGGGCCGAGTAGTTGAATCTGTAGCCCCCCTGTACAGAGCATCAAAGCTAGATCCAAATAATCTTGAATTGTTGTCTAACTTGGCCAAGGCTCAATATGGCGCTGATATGTACAGTGAGGCAATTCAGACTTATAAAACGCTTGATCGTTTAATGCCAAATAATCCTGAGCTACTGACTGATATGGGTACATCACTAGCGAAGTTAAGGTTTTACGATGAGGCACGTGCATGCTTTGAGCGGTCTATAGAGATACAGCCTGACTATTTTTTGACTTGGTCAAATTATGGCAATCTTTTATCTGAATTAGGCTCGTCTGTTGATGCAATAAATGCTTATGAAAAATCTTTAGCATTTAAATCTGATTATCCCGATACATGGACTAATTACGGGAATGCCTTATTTGATTTGGGCCGCTTTAAGGAGTCTCGCTTAGCTCATGAGCAGGCCCTTAATTTAAATCCTGAGTTTGCTGAAGCATGGTCTAACTATGGGAATACTTTGCTTGAATTAAAGGATCCTGGCGACTATGAGGCATATCAAAAAGCATATGCTTTAAAGCCTGATCATTCTTTTTTGCTTGGTCAATTGTTTGGTGCCGCCACTACCCGATGTGACTGGACAACATCTGATGTATTGGAATCCGAAATCATTTCTAAGCTTGCATCATATAAAAAGGTAGTCCACCCCTTTATTCTTTTGCAGACAAGCGCTCCAATAGAGTTGCAAAAGTTGGCCTCATCAATCTATATTCAAGACAAGGTTGGGGAGAATGAGGCGCCTCCTTCAGCACGATTACAGAAATACATACAAAGGGATAAGGTTAGGATTGGATACTTCTCCTCTGATTTCAAGGTGCATCCCGTTGGAGTATTGTTTGACAATATATTGCAATTTCACGATAAAAATCGATTTGAAATATATGGATTTTTTCTAAATTCTCCGACTGGAGATGCAGTTGAGAAAAGTATTGCTAATAAATTTACTAAAGTCTTTAATCTTCATGGTGTGGGTGATTCAGATGCCATCAATTTGATTAGGGATCAAAATCTAGATTTAGCAATTGACCTCAATGGCCATACAAGTGGGGCTAGACCTATTTTATTTGCAGAAAAAATTTCACCAATTCAAGTAAATTACTTAGGCTATGCAGGAACCTCTGGCGCAGACTTTTATAGTGCATTAATTGCGGACGAGGTTGTCATTCCCCCTGAGCAAAAAATACACTATTCAGAACCTGTTTTTTATTTGCCGCATTCTTTTTTCCCGGTGGATACAAGTATTTCAATTGAATCTATGGGAGACATGCCCACAAAAGGTAGTGAAGGATTGCCTGAGGCTGGCTTTGTATTTACTTGTTTTAATAATGCCTACAAGATTAAGCCAGCAATTTTTGATATTTGGATGACGCTTCTAAAGAATGTGCCTGGAAGTGTTTTATGGCTCTCCAAACCAAACTCTACTGCTATTGCAAATTTGCAAATTGAGGCACAAAAGCGTGGAATTGATGCATCAAGACTGATTTTTGCTGATCGTAAAGAAGGGCGCTCGGAACACCTCAGCAGATTAAGGTTGGCGGATTTATTTTTGGATACCCCTAACTACAATGCCCACGCAACCGCTGCGGATGCTTTATGGGCTGGAGTGCCAGTGTTAACGCTAATTGGTAATAGCTTTGCTGGTAGGGTTGCAGCTAGCCAGCTTAATGTATTAGGTCTAACAGAATTAATTACCCACTCTGATAGCGAGTATCTTGCAAAGGCGCTGGACCTAGCGACTCATCCTGGCGCGCTAAGAAGTATTCGCAGTCGATTGGCTGAGAGTCGCGGCTATTCTCCCCTGTTTAATACAAGGCAGTATGTTGCTGACTTAGAGTCCTTATTGGTTGATTTGCTTAATAAGGTCAATCAGCATTAG
- the dnaQ gene encoding DNA polymerase III subunit epsilon encodes MRQVILDTETTGLNPATGDRIIEIGCVEMVSRRLTDRTFHYYINPERDIDAGAFAVHGLSREFLSDKPVFANIVEELIEFVDGAEVVIHNAAFDLGFLDNEFALLKRPPFRGLASKITDTLLDARQMFPGKRNSLDALCERFAISNQHRTLHGALLDAQLLAEVYVAMTRGQEDLSIDLIDYTVGTDASGQIKALPSSFKLINASNEDCQLHEKILVDIAKASKKDPIWSQVANAD; translated from the coding sequence ATGCGTCAAGTCATTCTCGATACTGAAACCACTGGGCTAAATCCTGCCACGGGTGACCGCATTATTGAAATTGGTTGTGTTGAAATGGTTAGTCGTAGGCTGACGGACCGCACCTTTCATTACTACATCAATCCTGAGCGCGATATCGATGCAGGTGCTTTTGCTGTCCACGGACTTTCACGTGAGTTCTTATCTGATAAGCCGGTATTTGCCAACATCGTTGAAGAACTGATTGAGTTTGTGGATGGCGCTGAAGTGGTAATTCATAACGCAGCCTTTGACTTAGGATTTCTTGATAATGAATTCGCCCTTCTCAAGCGCCCGCCATTTAGAGGGCTAGCTTCAAAGATTACTGACACACTGCTTGATGCTCGTCAGATGTTCCCTGGAAAACGAAATTCTCTCGATGCCCTATGCGAACGTTTTGCCATCAGCAATCAACATCGTACCTTGCATGGCGCTCTATTAGATGCTCAGCTTTTAGCCGAAGTCTACGTCGCCATGACACGCGGTCAAGAAGACCTATCGATTGACCTCATTGACTATACCGTTGGCACAGACGCTTCCGGACAAATCAAAGCGCTTCCCTCTTCATTCAAGCTCATCAATGCGAGCAATGAAGACTGTCAGCTACATGAAAAAATCTTGGTTGATATTGCTAAGGCCAGCAAAAAGGACCCCATATGGAGTCAAGTTGCTAATGCTGATTGA